A stretch of [Clostridium] innocuum DNA encodes these proteins:
- a CDS encoding MBL fold metallo-hydrolase, translating to MKINDRIYWISGGPWGYLGNAYAIKHSNGYVLVDTGSPEALDVIVKNLKYWNIDENKITHVLITHAHDDHTGCAHYFQKCGAKIVMGKEDAKMLEDGHLGEYSPCTNHVMPACKADILIDKDEILQIGDLEFEILCLPGHTDGTLLYFVRIDNENVMFSGDMFYTDGKWGEETRTGWKGDLSYNSKKLGESFEKLYKLKEEPDLALAGHGIPRFGKEAEVIRLAYKYYLKFDR from the coding sequence ATGAAAATTAATGATAGAATTTATTGGATTTCTGGAGGACCTTGGGGATATTTAGGTAATGCATACGCTATTAAACATTCAAATGGTTATGTGTTAGTTGATACAGGAAGCCCAGAAGCACTAGATGTAATTGTTAAAAATTTAAAATATTGGAATATTGATGAGAACAAAATTACACATGTATTAATAACTCATGCCCACGACGATCATACTGGATGTGCACATTATTTTCAGAAATGTGGTGCAAAAATTGTAATGGGAAAAGAAGATGCTAAAATGCTAGAAGATGGTCATTTAGGAGAATATAGTCCTTGTACAAATCATGTTATGCCAGCTTGTAAAGCTGATATTTTGATTGATAAAGATGAAATATTACAGATTGGTGACTTAGAATTTGAGATATTATGCTTGCCAGGACATACAGATGGAACATTATTATATTTTGTTCGAATTGATAATGAAAATGTTATGTTTAGTGGAGATATGTTTTATACAGATGGAAAATGGGGAGAAGAAACAAGAACTGGATGGAAAGGAGACTTGTCTTATAACTCTAAAAAATTAGGCGAATCCTTTGAAAAATTATATAAATTAAAAGAAGAACCGGATCTTGCATTGGCTGGCCACGGAATTCCTCGATTTGGTAAAGAGGCAGAAGTGATTCGTTTAGCTTATAAATACTATTTGAAATTTGATAGATAG
- a CDS encoding PTS transporter subunit EIIC yields the protein MSNYSKNAEDIITYLGGSKNIEEVKHCFTRLRFKVKDNSKVNVEMLEKIPCIVRVMKTMGQIQVVVGNEIDEVYKAVEKCLEGTSIDLSKLEEPVETKKEKTPKGIKYYGGQILNAISQTISPILMGMVVAGLFKAILTILTLTKIVSTDSQTYILLNLMGDSFFYFMPVLVAYSASKYFKCNTVLSLMLAGILLHPNFIDLVNSGESISLFGLPVHAISYNASLLPVLFTVWAQSKLEKLVSKTFFTKLGMLSLFPTFLIMAPLTLVVTGPFGSIVGELIANAMLVIYNKYAVLGVFAICFLMPLFIWTGSHWVFMPVALSNMTNLGFDPFLWLGFTGWNFSQLAVSTVIMLKTKDKDLKQIAGSAAFSIATAGISEPCAYGLTLKYKRPIIPSFIGCAVGGLFFGIFKVKVFQMINVSLLSLPQFLDPAGGNNFMLAIIGIVLVFTVTFVLTWFFGFDDKKDLGK from the coding sequence ATGTCAAATTATTCTAAAAATGCAGAAGATATTATTACATATTTAGGTGGCAGTAAAAATATTGAAGAAGTTAAGCATTGTTTTACTAGATTGAGATTTAAAGTGAAAGATAACTCGAAAGTAAATGTGGAAATGCTAGAAAAAATACCTTGCATAGTTCGAGTTATGAAAACAATGGGTCAGATTCAAGTTGTTGTAGGAAATGAAATAGATGAAGTTTATAAAGCTGTAGAAAAATGTTTGGAAGGAACGAGTATAGATCTTTCCAAATTAGAAGAACCAGTAGAAACAAAAAAAGAAAAAACACCTAAAGGAATTAAATATTATGGTGGTCAAATTTTAAATGCAATTTCACAAACTATCAGTCCAATTTTAATGGGGATGGTAGTTGCTGGATTATTTAAAGCAATATTAACCATTTTGACTTTGACAAAAATTGTAAGTACAGATAGTCAAACTTATATTTTATTAAATTTAATGGGTGATTCTTTCTTCTATTTTATGCCTGTATTAGTTGCTTATAGTGCTTCAAAATATTTTAAGTGTAATACGGTATTAAGTTTAATGTTAGCTGGTATTTTGCTTCATCCGAATTTCATAGATTTAGTAAATAGTGGAGAAAGTATTAGTTTGTTTGGGTTACCTGTTCATGCTATTTCTTATAATGCTTCATTATTACCTGTATTGTTTACAGTTTGGGCTCAATCAAAACTTGAAAAATTAGTAAGTAAGACATTTTTTACTAAACTAGGAATGCTATCCTTATTCCCAACGTTTTTAATTATGGCTCCACTAACACTGGTTGTAACAGGTCCATTTGGTTCAATTGTCGGAGAATTGATTGCAAATGCAATGTTAGTAATTTATAACAAATATGCAGTATTGGGTGTATTTGCAATTTGTTTCTTGATGCCATTATTTATTTGGACAGGAAGTCATTGGGTTTTTATGCCAGTAGCATTATCAAATATGACAAATTTAGGATTTGATCCATTCTTATGGCTTGGATTTACTGGATGGAACTTTTCACAGTTAGCTGTATCAACTGTAATTATGTTGAAAACAAAAGATAAAGATTTAAAACAAATCGCTGGTTCTGCTGCATTTTCTATTGCAACCGCAGGTATTTCTGAACCTTGTGCATATGGTTTAACATTAAAATACAAAAGACCAATTATTCCTTCTTTTATTGGATGCGCTGTAGGCGGATTATTCTTTGGAATCTTTAAAGTTAAAGTATTCCAAATGATTAATGTTTCTCTTTTAAGTTTGCCTCAGTTCTTGGATCCAGCAGGTGGAAACAACTTTATGCTTGCTATAATTGGAATAGTATTAGTATTTACTGTAACGTTTGTATTAACTTGGTTTTTTGGTTTTGATGATAAGAAAGATTTAGGCAAATAG
- a CDS encoding PRD domain-containing protein has translation MKVVKCINNNVAICLDDDNNELVAFGKGIGFKKPPFEIDVAVIQKTYYGIDENYVHMINEIPEEILLLSEEIIKYAEYELDYIFSPNIIFTLADHINFSIVRCKEKLNITLPIVQDIKFLYEKEHAIGTYALFLIEKKLNIKLPLEEASFISLHIINAEARKAGEIDGYAENKVIINKITKLIENKFNISINKDGANYSRFVSHIQYLLRRIESKEEIKSENKELYITMKKSFPDTSDCVDSISEYLLQLFKWELSIEEKLYLIIHINRLCSREDCYQ, from the coding sequence ATGAAAGTTGTCAAATGCATTAATAATAACGTAGCTATATGCCTTGATGATGATAATAATGAATTGGTTGCTTTCGGAAAAGGAATAGGGTTTAAAAAGCCGCCTTTCGAAATTGATGTAGCAGTTATTCAAAAGACATATTATGGTATTGATGAAAATTATGTTCATATGATAAATGAAATTCCTGAAGAAATTTTGTTACTTTCTGAAGAAATTATAAAATACGCAGAATATGAACTGGATTATATCTTTAGTCCTAATATTATCTTTACATTAGCTGATCATATCAATTTTTCTATAGTAAGGTGCAAAGAAAAATTAAATATAACCCTTCCTATTGTTCAAGATATAAAATTCTTGTATGAAAAGGAACATGCTATAGGTACATATGCGTTATTTTTGATAGAAAAAAAATTAAATATAAAATTACCGTTAGAAGAGGCTAGTTTTATTAGTTTACACATTATAAATGCAGAAGCTAGAAAAGCAGGTGAAATAGATGGCTATGCAGAAAATAAAGTGATTATTAATAAAATTACAAAACTGATAGAAAATAAATTCAATATAAGTATTAACAAAGATGGAGCGAATTATTCAAGATTTGTTTCACATATTCAATACTTATTAAGACGCATTGAAAGTAAAGAGGAAATAAAAAGTGAAAATAAAGAGTTGTATATAACAATGAAAAAATCATTTCCAGATACTTCAGATTGCGTAGATTCAATATCTGAGTATTTATTGCAACTTTTCAAATGGGAATTGTCAATTGAAGAAAAACTATACTTGATTATACATATAAATCGATTATGTTCACGAGAGGATTGTTACCAGTAG
- a CDS encoding PTS glucose transporter subunit IIA, which translates to MLKNIFKMKKIFQIYSPVNGKCVDLKDVNDQMFADKIMGEGVAFKYNGNTIYSPCKGKIVAVASTKHALGIETEDGIEILIHVGLETAEFNGNGFELLVNQNDKVTIGQPLLKIDRDFFETHHTDLITPVVVTSKGLNIEFTNKEEVTIKDVVMMINR; encoded by the coding sequence ATGTTAAAAAATATATTCAAAATGAAAAAAATTTTTCAAATATATTCTCCAGTTAATGGGAAGTGTGTAGATTTAAAAGATGTAAATGATCAAATGTTTGCCGATAAAATTATGGGAGAAGGAGTTGCATTCAAATACAATGGAAATACTATATATTCTCCGTGTAAGGGTAAAATTGTTGCAGTGGCAAGTACGAAGCACGCATTAGGTATAGAAACAGAAGATGGTATTGAAATCTTGATACATGTTGGATTAGAAACTGCTGAGTTTAATGGTAATGGATTTGAATTGTTAGTTAATCAAAATGATAAAGTAACAATAGGGCAGCCATTATTAAAAATTGATAGAGATTTTTTTGAAACACATCATACCGATTTGATAACACCTGTTGTTGTGACAAGTAAAGGATTGAATATAGAATTTACAAATAAAGAGGAAGTAACTATAAAAGATGTTGTAATGATGATAAATAGGTGA
- a CDS encoding nucleotidyl transferase AbiEii/AbiGii toxin family protein, giving the protein MMERFLERITYSKYKDDFIVKGGILVTSMIGISMRSTMDIDTTIRNFDLTKEETKRIVNEIKDISLDDHIEFILNDVSDIMDNMEYPGIRIHMDAELENLIVPIKIDISTGDVITPREIRYEYPLLLEDKSIQLWSYNLETILAEKIQTILSRGLLNTRMRDFYDVTTLFDRYNDSINYNDLSLAFDKTCRKRETLSVLEHYEEILCSIREDSTLQNLWKNNCRKYRLLLFFAKIMKSFENNQVFFLLNPKNSWCYILTL; this is encoded by the coding sequence ATGATGGAGCGTTTTCTTGAAAGAATAACGTATTCTAAATATAAAGACGATTTCATTGTTAAGGGTGGAATCTTGGTTACTTCTATGATTGGTATATCGATGCGATCGACTATGGATATTGATACAACAATACGTAATTTTGATTTAACTAAAGAAGAAACCAAAAGGATTGTAAATGAAATTAAAGATATTTCTCTTGATGATCACATTGAATTTATCTTAAATGATGTATCTGATATCATGGACAATATGGAGTATCCAGGAATAAGAATTCATATGGATGCAGAATTAGAAAATTTAATAGTGCCAATCAAAATAGATATATCAACAGGTGATGTGATTACACCTAGAGAAATAAGATATGAATATCCGTTGTTGTTAGAAGACAAATCAATACAACTCTGGTCATATAATTTAGAGACAATACTTGCAGAAAAAATTCAAACAATTCTTTCTAGAGGATTGTTGAATACACGTATGCGTGATTTTTATGATGTAACGACTTTATTTGATCGTTATAACGATTCAATAAACTATAATGATTTATCATTGGCATTTGATAAAACATGTAGAAAAAGAGAGACACTTTCTGTATTAGAGCATTATGAAGAAATATTATGCTCAATAAGAGAAGATTCAACATTGCAGAATTTATGGAAGAATAATTGTCGTAAATATAGGCTACTTCTTTTCTTTGCAAAAATTATGAAAAGTTTCGAAAATAATCAAGTTTTTTTCTTGCTTAACCCTAAAAATTCATGGTGCTATATTCTAACTCTATAG
- a CDS encoding abortive phage infection protein, which produces MVWKKVGPGIYISKDVLEDEAYVLSQRCPKGVISHDDALYYYGLVDREPFVHCITIYSGYNPSALTNSGYKVYTVKKELLDLGKTTITNQFGHEIPMYDLERTICDLVRSGRNLEIQDFNMAIKTYLQRSDKDLNCLMVYAKAFRIEKIIRQYMEVLL; this is translated from the coding sequence ATTGTATGGAAAAAAGTTGGCCCAGGTATTTATATTTCAAAAGATGTGTTGGAAGATGAAGCTTATGTTTTGTCACAGCGTTGTCCAAAAGGAGTTATTTCTCATGATGATGCCTTATATTATTATGGTCTGGTTGATCGAGAACCTTTTGTGCATTGTATTACAATTTATAGTGGATATAATCCTTCTGCTTTAACAAACTCAGGTTACAAGGTTTATACTGTAAAAAAGGAGCTTTTGGATCTAGGAAAGACTACAATCACAAATCAATTTGGTCATGAAATCCCAATGTATGATTTGGAAAGAACAATTTGTGATTTAGTGAGAAGTGGACGTAATTTAGAAATTCAGGATTTTAATATGGCGATTAAAACTTATTTACAAAGAAGTGATAAAGATCTGAATTGTTTAATGGTGTATGCAAAAGCATTTCGAATTGAAAAGATAATTAGACAATATATGGAGGTTTTATTGTAA
- a CDS encoding CHAT domain-containing protein, producing the protein MSLIDTYRNNISRKRSEFSKLSSDKAKESDKKARQKQKIISATNSLKRLSSQSTIRLKTSEIERAEKEIAKIDKKIAELDKKIAQKDKEIASEEKKLRGEEEKLRKKQEQEEKKRQQQNERTLKKIHQAISIQQRQQADMQRDIEQLKAVPERIIVLFFATNPKGTSQLRLDEEARSIQEMIRKSEHRDSILFETRWAVRPLDILQAINEINPDVIHFSGHGSENGELVLENTDGSAKLVTKEAITQTIMSASDKIHLIFFNACFSYEQACEVVSYVDAAIGMTDSISDKAASAFAAQFYSSLGFGHSVKKAFEQAKGVMMLESPTEANIPRLYNKDDIDVDTLYLVCPNN; encoded by the coding sequence ATGTCGCTGATTGATACATATAGAAATAATATTTCCAGAAAACGCTCTGAGTTTTCAAAGTTATCTTCTGATAAGGCAAAGGAAAGCGATAAAAAGGCTCGACAGAAACAAAAAATTATTTCTGCAACAAATTCTTTAAAACGCTTATCCTCACAGTCAACTATTCGATTAAAAACATCTGAGATCGAAAGGGCAGAAAAAGAAATTGCCAAGATTGATAAGAAGATAGCTGAATTAGATAAAAAAATAGCTCAGAAAGATAAGGAAATTGCATCTGAAGAAAAGAAGTTACGTGGTGAAGAAGAAAAATTACGTAAAAAACAAGAACAAGAAGAAAAAAAACGACAACAACAAAATGAACGAACCTTAAAAAAGATACATCAAGCTATTTCAATACAACAAAGGCAACAAGCAGATATGCAGAGAGATATTGAACAGTTAAAAGCAGTTCCAGAGAGAATAATTGTTCTATTTTTTGCTACAAATCCGAAAGGGACTTCTCAGTTGCGTTTAGATGAAGAAGCGCGTTCAATCCAGGAAATGATTAGAAAATCTGAACACAGAGACTCAATCTTGTTTGAGACTAGATGGGCTGTACGCCCTTTAGATATTCTCCAAGCAATTAATGAAATTAATCCAGATGTTATACATTTTAGTGGACACGGATCTGAAAATGGTGAACTTGTATTAGAAAATACCGATGGTTCTGCAAAGCTTGTTACTAAAGAAGCTATAACTCAAACAATAATGTCAGCTTCTGACAAAATACATTTAATATTTTTTAATGCTTGTTTTTCTTATGAACAGGCGTGTGAGGTGGTTAGCTATGTAGATGCAGCTATTGGTATGACAGATTCCATTAGTGACAAAGCTGCTAGTGCCTTTGCTGCACAGTTTTATTCATCGTTAGGGTTCGGCCACTCTGTAAAAAAAGCATTTGAACAGGCTAAAGGAGTAATGATGCTTGAATCACCAACAGAAGCAAATATACCTAGATTGTATAACAAAGATGACATAGATGTAGATACTTTATACCTTGTGTGTCCTAATAATTAA
- a CDS encoding GIY-YIG nuclease family protein, with the protein MAYGKAIELFLVNGTAESLVTAELSNWNGKAIKIPRTEVQQCNRDDLRNAGVYFLFCKEDSDIDSVYIGEAENVLDRLNQHLRDYNADKEKYYWNSAVVFTGRDLNKALIRYLENRFVDIARECGRYQILTKNTYKNTVMKESQIASMEEFIDNVKIIINTLGYKVLEPVPHADEKTVYLYCKGSGANAKGFVSSGGFTVLKGSKVSDHTVSSFELRGRSYFNLRNKLVDDGIIVNDIFEKDYEFNAPSAASAVILGRTSNGNVDWKNAFGISLKDINE; encoded by the coding sequence ATGGCTTATGGAAAAGCAATAGAGTTATTTTTAGTAAATGGAACAGCAGAGAGTTTAGTAACTGCTGAATTATCAAATTGGAATGGTAAAGCAATTAAAATTCCAAGAACAGAAGTTCAACAATGTAATCGTGATGATTTAAGAAATGCGGGAGTATATTTCTTATTTTGCAAAGAAGATTCTGATATAGATTCTGTTTACATAGGAGAAGCTGAAAATGTGTTGGATAGGCTAAATCAACATTTAAGAGATTATAATGCAGATAAAGAAAAATATTATTGGAATTCAGCTGTTGTTTTTACTGGTAGAGATTTAAATAAAGCATTGATACGTTATTTAGAAAATAGATTTGTCGACATAGCAAGAGAATGTGGCCGTTATCAAATATTAACTAAAAATACATATAAAAATACAGTGATGAAAGAATCTCAAATTGCTTCTATGGAAGAGTTCATTGATAATGTAAAGATAATTATAAATACATTAGGATATAAAGTTCTTGAACCAGTTCCACATGCAGACGAAAAAACAGTGTATTTGTATTGCAAAGGAAGTGGAGCAAATGCTAAAGGATTTGTTAGTTCAGGTGGATTTACAGTTTTAAAAGGATCGAAAGTTTCAGATCATACGGTTTCTTCATTTGAATTAAGAGGAAGATCCTACTTTAATTTAAGGAATAAACTGGTAGATGATGGAATTATTGTGAATGATATTTTTGAAAAAGATTATGAATTTAATGCTCCTTCGGCTGCTTCAGCAGTAATTCTTGGTCGTACAAGTAATGGAAATGTAGATTGGAAAAATGCCTTTGGTATATCCTTAAAAGATATAAATGAGTAA
- a CDS encoding type I restriction endonuclease subunit R: MQGIYTEADYENSVIELFRNDLGYEYAYGPDIERDFYSPLYEDVLVESLYRLNRGVSDDAIQDAVFKLKNFENGELVQKNTVFMDFLQNGIPVRYFVGGEERSSIVYLVDYKNPDNNSFIVANQWTYIENSNKRPDIILFLNGLPVVLVELKSPSREETDASEAYRQLRNYMQEIPSMFIYNAICVMSDQLTSKAGTITSGEDRFMEWKTKDGNYENTQYAQFDTFFEGMFQKERLLDIIKNFICFSNEGINSFKILAGYHQYFAVRKAIESTKHATVTDGKGGVFWHTQGSGKSLSMVFYAHLLQEALDSPTIVVLTDRNDLDDQLYGQFAKCKDFLRQEPVQAKSRENLKTLLAGRQANGIIFTTMQKFEESHEPLSERQNIIVMADEAHRGQYGLAEKIKITKNEDGEDVAKRVVGTARIIRNSLPNATYIGFTGTPISSKDRSTREVFGDYIDIYDMTQAVEDGATRPVYYESRVIKLKLDEATLKLIDTEYDIMAANADDEVIEKSKRELGQMEAVLGNDNTINSLVGDILDHYENNRENLLTGKAMIVAYSRPIAMKIYKRILELRPAWTEKVAVVMTSGNNDPEEWRQIIGNKHHKDELAKKFKDNNSPLKIAIVVDMWLTGFDVPSLATMYVYKPMSGHNLMQAIARVNRVFRDKEGGLVVDYVGIATALKQAMNDYTSRDKKNYGDTDVAKVAYPKFLEKLSVCRDKFYGYDYSKFKSGTDLERAKTISGAVNFIMDREKIDEKDSFVKEALMLHQALSLCSSLVDEDDRFEAAFFESIRVLVLRLANTGVGKKISLPEMNARINELLKHSIKSDGVINLFSDIKEEFSLFDPKFLEEVANMKEKNLAVELLKKLIADQVSVYRRTNVVKSEKFSEIMQRSLNAYLNGMLTNEEVIEEMLKLAKQIATAQKEGDQLGLTADELAFYDALTRPQAIKDFYENEELIAITKELADTLRKNRTIDWQKKESARAKMRMLIKKLLKKHRYPPEGMDDAVQTVMTQCEMWADNQ; the protein is encoded by the coding sequence ATGCAGGGAATATATACCGAAGCCGATTATGAAAACTCTGTAATCGAGCTATTCAGAAATGATTTAGGATATGAATACGCATATGGTCCCGATATTGAAAGAGATTTTTATAGTCCATTATATGAAGATGTTTTAGTTGAGTCTCTTTATCGTTTGAACAGAGGGGTGTCTGATGATGCTATTCAGGACGCTGTTTTTAAACTGAAGAACTTTGAAAACGGTGAACTTGTACAGAAAAACACAGTCTTTATGGACTTTCTTCAAAACGGTATACCGGTAAGATATTTTGTTGGCGGTGAGGAGCGTTCCTCTATCGTCTATCTTGTTGATTACAAAAACCCCGATAATAACTCCTTTATTGTGGCAAATCAATGGACTTATATTGAGAATAGTAACAAACGTCCAGATATAATTCTATTTTTAAATGGTCTGCCGGTTGTTCTGGTCGAACTGAAATCTCCTTCTCGTGAAGAAACAGATGCTTCCGAAGCATACAGGCAGCTTAGAAACTATATGCAGGAAATACCGTCAATGTTCATTTACAATGCTATTTGTGTAATGAGCGACCAACTGACTTCAAAAGCTGGTACGATCACCTCTGGTGAAGATCGTTTTATGGAATGGAAAACTAAAGATGGTAACTATGAAAATACACAATACGCACAATTTGACACTTTCTTTGAAGGAATGTTCCAAAAAGAAAGATTACTCGATATTATAAAGAACTTCATATGTTTTTCAAATGAAGGGATAAATTCGTTTAAAATACTTGCTGGATACCATCAATATTTTGCGGTAAGAAAAGCGATTGAATCAACAAAGCATGCAACTGTTACAGATGGTAAAGGCGGTGTATTCTGGCATACTCAAGGAAGTGGAAAATCCCTTTCAATGGTTTTCTACGCTCACTTGCTTCAAGAAGCTTTGGATAGCCCTACTATCGTTGTTCTTACCGATAGAAATGACCTTGATGACCAACTATACGGACAGTTTGCAAAGTGCAAAGATTTCTTAAGACAAGAACCGGTGCAGGCAAAAAGCAGAGAAAATCTAAAAACACTTCTTGCTGGAAGACAGGCAAATGGTATCATTTTTACAACAATGCAGAAATTCGAGGAGTCTCATGAACCTCTTTCAGAACGTCAGAATATTATTGTTATGGCAGATGAAGCTCATAGAGGACAGTATGGCCTTGCAGAAAAAATTAAGATTACCAAAAATGAGGATGGTGAGGATGTTGCAAAACGAGTAGTAGGAACTGCTCGCATTATTCGTAATTCCTTACCTAACGCTACATATATAGGTTTTACTGGCACACCAATATCTTCAAAAGATCGGAGCACACGTGAAGTGTTTGGTGATTATATTGATATATACGATATGACGCAGGCTGTTGAGGATGGAGCAACACGACCTGTGTATTATGAAAGTCGTGTAATTAAGTTAAAGCTTGATGAAGCTACTCTAAAATTGATTGACACTGAGTACGACATAATGGCAGCAAATGCTGATGATGAAGTTATCGAAAAGAGCAAGCGTGAGCTTGGACAGATGGAAGCAGTACTCGGAAACGACAATACTATCAATTCCCTTGTAGGAGATATTCTAGATCATTATGAAAATAACCGAGAGAATTTGCTTACTGGTAAGGCTATGATTGTTGCCTATTCTCGTCCTATCGCTATGAAAATTTATAAGCGTATCTTAGAACTGCGTCCTGCTTGGACAGAAAAAGTTGCTGTTGTTATGACTTCTGGAAATAATGATCCGGAAGAATGGAGACAGATTATCGGTAACAAACACCATAAAGATGAGCTTGCGAAAAAATTCAAAGACAATAATAGTCCACTGAAAATTGCGATAGTTGTTGATATGTGGTTGACTGGCTTTGACGTACCTTCTCTTGCTACTATGTATGTTTATAAGCCTATGTCTGGTCATAATCTAATGCAGGCTATTGCCCGTGTAAATCGTGTATTCCGGGATAAAGAAGGGGGCCTTGTAGTTGATTATGTTGGTATTGCTACCGCATTAAAGCAGGCAATGAATGATTATACATCTCGTGATAAAAAGAATTATGGAGACACCGATGTTGCTAAAGTGGCATATCCAAAATTTTTGGAGAAGTTATCGGTATGTCGTGATAAATTCTACGGATATGACTATTCAAAATTTAAAAGTGGAACAGACCTTGAAAGAGCTAAAACCATCAGTGGAGCTGTCAACTTTATTATGGACAGAGAAAAGATCGATGAGAAAGACTCTTTCGTAAAAGAAGCTCTTATGTTACACCAGGCATTGTCTCTTTGTTCTTCGCTTGTTGATGAGGATGATAGATTCGAAGCTGCTTTCTTTGAATCTATACGTGTACTTGTTTTGAGACTCGCCAATACAGGTGTTGGAAAGAAAATTTCATTGCCGGAAATGAATGCAAGAATCAATGAACTTTTGAAGCATAGTATCAAAAGCGATGGTGTCATTAACCTTTTTTCAGATATTAAAGAAGAATTTTCGTTATTCGACCCTAAATTTCTTGAAGAAGTTGCCAATATGAAGGAAAAGAACCTTGCTGTGGAACTTCTAAAAAAGCTGATTGCAGACCAGGTATCTGTTTATCGAAGAACCAATGTAGTTAAATCTGAAAAGTTCAGTGAAATTATGCAGCGTTCTCTCAATGCTTATCTCAATGGTATGTTGACCAATGAAGAAGTTATTGAAGAAATGTTGAAGCTTGCTAAGCAAATCGCTACCGCACAAAAAGAGGGAGATCAATTAGGATTGACTGCCGACGAACTTGCTTTCTATGATGCATTGACTAGACCGCAAGCAATTAAAGATTTTTATGAAAATGAAGAATTGATTGCAATAACTAAGGAGTTAGCAGATACTCTACGCAAAAATAGGACAATTGATTGGCAGAAAAAAGAATCCGCAAGAGCTAAAATGCGAATGTTAATTAAAAAATTATTGAAAAAACATCGTTATCCACCTGAAGGTATGGATGATGCGGTTCAAACTGTCATGACGCAATGTGAAATGTGGGCTGACAATCAATGA
- a CDS encoding restriction endonuclease subunit S, with translation MKYKLGEIVEVTMGQSPKSEYYNNEGVGFPFLQGNRTFGFKYPAFDTYTTVMTKQAKAGDVIMSVRAPVGELNITPIDMCLGRGVCSLRMKNGNQSFLFYMMKYYVPYLIRKESGTVFGSVNKNDINNLEVDIPSNEDIQKNIARFLEMIDDKIELNSTINNNLVAYRLMYLTSTYKPLNYCLEYDQKTTLRN, from the coding sequence ATGAAATATAAATTGGGAGAAATTGTTGAAGTAACAATGGGACAATCCCCTAAATCAGAGTACTATAACAACGAAGGAGTTGGCTTTCCCTTTTTACAAGGAAATAGAACCTTTGGCTTTAAATATCCAGCTTTTGACACATATACAACTGTAATGACAAAACAGGCTAAAGCCGGAGATGTAATAATGAGTGTAAGAGCGCCAGTTGGTGAGCTCAACATTACGCCAATTGATATGTGCTTAGGGCGTGGCGTTTGCTCACTGAGAATGAAAAATGGAAATCAGAGTTTCTTGTTTTATATGATGAAATATTATGTTCCGTATTTAATTAGAAAAGAAAGCGGAACAGTGTTTGGTTCTGTAAACAAAAATGATATTAACAATTTGGAAGTTGACATTCCCTCAAACGAAGATATACAAAAAAATATTGCTCGATTTTTGGAAATGATAGATGACAAGATTGAATTAAACTCCACGATAAACAATAATTTAGTGGCTTATAGGTTGATGTATCTAACATCAACCTATAAGCCACTAAATTATTGTTTAGAATATGACCAGAAGACCACTTTAAGAAATTAA